In the uncultured Methanobacterium sp. genome, one interval contains:
- a CDS encoding archaeosine biosynthesis radical SAM protein RaSEA, with the protein MNNQQPLNNLLPDLRKKALKRVKKRSPQQSAASWSGDDLLYSGPGRTIFIVLPTAGCAWALAGSGGCSMCSYIADSPLEEVSTEELVEIFKEQLERQIQKQEISGPTAIKIFVSGSFLNEDEIPETGRQEIFRIINQYPEVEEVVVESRPEYVTEGVVRDCCQLIPGKIFEVAMGLESASDEIRLQRINKGFTREDFEKAMAVIENLKSDFKVEGKAYLLVKPVLTSESEAIEDAVKSAQYAAEAGVGRVSFCPSTIHKGTLMELLWRRGSYQPPWIWSTLEIISRVRNSVKIPVIMDTAGFGTRRGPYNCKKCNSKLKDAIIQSNINQTIPEDFECECKNKWVADVKYSNVSRSTTNLLKNH; encoded by the coding sequence ATGAACAATCAGCAACCCCTAAATAATTTACTTCCTGATCTCAGGAAAAAGGCCCTTAAACGGGTTAAAAAAAGATCTCCTCAACAATCAGCTGCCAGTTGGTCCGGAGATGACTTGTTATATTCCGGCCCTGGTCGAACCATATTCATAGTTCTACCCACAGCAGGATGTGCCTGGGCTCTGGCCGGGTCTGGAGGTTGTAGTATGTGCAGTTACATTGCGGACTCCCCCCTGGAAGAGGTTTCTACAGAAGAACTGGTGGAAATTTTCAAAGAGCAACTCGAGAGGCAAATTCAAAAACAAGAGATTTCAGGGCCAACAGCCATTAAGATCTTTGTCTCCGGCAGCTTCCTCAATGAGGATGAAATACCTGAAACTGGTCGGCAGGAAATCTTCAGAATCATCAACCAATACCCAGAAGTTGAAGAAGTTGTGGTAGAATCCCGACCCGAATATGTGACTGAAGGAGTAGTAAGGGATTGCTGCCAACTGATTCCCGGGAAAATATTTGAAGTGGCCATGGGGTTGGAGAGTGCATCTGATGAGATTCGTCTGCAGAGAATAAACAAAGGATTCACGCGTGAAGATTTTGAAAAAGCCATGGCTGTTATTGAAAACCTTAAATCTGATTTTAAAGTTGAAGGTAAGGCTTATTTACTGGTTAAACCCGTTTTAACCTCAGAAAGTGAGGCAATTGAAGATGCAGTAAAATCTGCCCAGTACGCAGCGGAAGCTGGGGTAGGCAGGGTGTCTTTTTGCCCTTCAACCATTCATAAGGGAACTTTAATGGAACTGTTATGGCGTAGAGGTTCATATCAGCCACCATGGATATGGAGTACTTTAGAAATCATCAGCAGGGTGAGAAATTCGGTTAAAATCCCGGTGATCATGGATACTGCTGGATTTGGAACTCGCAGAGGACCTTACAATTGTAAAAAATGTAATTCCAAATTAAAAGATGCCATCATACAATCCAACATCAATCAGACCATTCCTGAGGACTTTGAATGTGAATGTAAGAATAAATGGGTGGCAGATGTTAAATATTCCAATGTAAGCAGGTCAACTACTAATCTCTTAAAAAACCATTGA